Proteins encoded together in one Shewanella oneidensis MR-1 window:
- a CDS encoding diheme cytochrome c: MTKPTHTLSWIAGSTLTALALTIGIIGISLTFSSTGYADDGRELNQAIPQNAEYSAECGSCHMAYPANLLPADKWQAITGNLNNHFGDNASLTPEATARIEQYLTQHAAQNGKVMKNSKPLIAGMGPQKITEQAFFIRKHDEIPRRMVQDNPKVGSFSQCSNCHNLAEKGIFDEDTVNIPGVGRWDD, from the coding sequence ATGACTAAACCAACCCACACCCTAAGCTGGATTGCAGGAAGCACACTCACTGCCCTCGCCCTAACGATAGGTATTATCGGGATCAGTTTAACCTTCTCAAGTACGGGTTATGCCGATGATGGTCGCGAGCTGAATCAAGCCATCCCACAAAATGCTGAATATTCAGCTGAATGCGGTAGCTGCCATATGGCGTATCCCGCAAATTTACTGCCCGCCGACAAGTGGCAGGCAATCACGGGCAATCTAAACAACCACTTTGGCGATAATGCCAGTCTCACACCTGAGGCAACGGCGAGAATTGAGCAATATCTCACTCAACATGCGGCACAAAATGGTAAGGTGATGAAAAATAGCAAACCATTGATTGCCGGAATGGGACCTCAAAAAATTACCGAGCAGGCATTTTTTATCCGTAAACATGATGAGATCCCAAGGCGCATGGTGCAAGATAACCCCAAAGTCGGCTCATTCAGCCAATGCAGTAACTGCCATAACCTCGCAGAGAAGGGCATATTCGATGAAGATACCGTTAATATTCCTGGCGTTGGTCGTTGGGATGATTAA
- a CDS encoding winged helix-turn-helix domain-containing protein gives MRLLLIEDDIDLVARLIPALNKAGYTVEHADNGIDGAFLGEEEAFEAVILDLGLPGKPGLSVLSHWRQKGLAMPVLILTARDAWHERVDGLKAGADDYLGKPFHVEELLARLEALIRRHFGRADNLLQHAGVSLDVDKQTATNAEGEVIELTKIEYRLLHYLMANPSKIVSKSELSERIYEEDQIKDSNVIEVYVNRLRQRLGKDYIETRRGQGYRLKDA, from the coding sequence ATGCGCTTACTGCTGATTGAAGATGATATCGACTTAGTGGCTCGCCTTATTCCCGCACTTAACAAAGCGGGCTATACGGTTGAACACGCCGATAACGGCATCGATGGCGCCTTTCTGGGCGAGGAAGAAGCATTTGAGGCTGTGATCCTCGACTTAGGATTGCCCGGTAAGCCGGGCTTAAGCGTGCTAAGTCACTGGCGTCAAAAAGGCTTGGCTATGCCCGTCCTTATCCTTACCGCCCGCGATGCGTGGCACGAACGCGTTGATGGCCTCAAGGCCGGCGCCGATGATTATCTTGGCAAGCCTTTTCATGTTGAAGAGTTACTTGCCAGATTAGAAGCGCTGATCCGCCGCCACTTTGGCCGTGCCGATAACCTACTGCAACACGCCGGCGTCTCCCTCGATGTTGATAAACAAACCGCCACCAATGCCGAAGGGGAAGTTATCGAACTCACTAAGATTGAATACCGCTTGCTGCATTACTTAATGGCCAATCCCAGCAAAATAGTCTCTAAGTCCGAACTCAGTGAACGAATTTACGAAGAAGATCAAATCAAAGACAGCAATGTGATTGAAGTGTACGTTAACCGACTTCGCCAACGCTTAGGCAAGGATTATATTGAGACTCGCCGCGGCCAAGGCTATCGACTCAAGGATGCATAA
- a CDS encoding DUF1993 domain-containing protein, whose translation MLYDLTAVQFSKMLKNLSLILEKGEVFANLKKVDMVVLLNSRLAPDQFNLIRQIQIACDTAKIGVARLTGNLETVPKHDDTETTLPELQARITSVIEYLAQFTEADFAAAATIHVSQPRWEGKYLTGYEFAIEHAIPNLYFHITTAYAILRHNGVDIGKKDYLGPMPYKS comes from the coding sequence ATGCTTTATGATTTAACGGCTGTCCAATTTAGCAAGATGCTGAAAAACTTGAGTCTTATTCTGGAAAAGGGTGAGGTTTTTGCCAACTTGAAGAAGGTCGATATGGTGGTATTATTGAATTCTCGGTTAGCGCCCGATCAATTCAATCTTATCCGCCAAATCCAGATTGCCTGTGATACGGCCAAAATCGGTGTAGCACGTTTAACGGGTAATTTAGAGACTGTACCTAAACATGATGATACAGAGACCACATTGCCAGAGCTACAGGCGCGTATTACCTCGGTTATTGAGTATCTAGCCCAATTTACTGAGGCGGATTTTGCAGCTGCGGCGACAATTCATGTTTCTCAACCCCGTTGGGAAGGCAAATATTTAACAGGTTATGAGTTTGCAATTGAGCATGCGATTCCAAACTTATACTTCCATATAACAACAGCCTATGCCATTTTGCGTCATAATGGTGTGGATATCGGTAAAAAAGACTATTTAGGCCCTATGCCATATAAGTCGTAA
- a CDS encoding PepSY domain-containing protein: protein MINSPSCLAHDEDLSSKVVEWVKEGKVLPFDTIMQRYESRLKGRLLDLEVEQKHDRIIYELEILRDDGIVYEIKIDAKTGEWLKEKVD, encoded by the coding sequence ATGATTAACAGCCCAAGCTGTCTCGCCCATGATGAAGACCTCTCTAGCAAAGTGGTCGAATGGGTCAAGGAGGGCAAAGTATTGCCCTTCGACACCATAATGCAACGTTATGAATCAAGGCTAAAGGGACGGCTGCTCGATCTTGAAGTCGAACAAAAACATGATCGTATCATCTACGAACTCGAAATCCTCCGTGATGACGGCATAGTTTATGAAATTAAGATCGATGCTAAAACCGGCGAATGGTTAAAGGAAAAGGTCGACTAA
- a CDS encoding cytochrome b/b6 domain-containing protein yields the protein MSSNMQQTINVWDPLIRIFHWSLVGFFTLAYLTEGEDEWMNIHSYAGYSILTLLVFRLLWGVIGTHHARFNHFITRPSIAWTYLKQLFSGNAKDYIGHNPAGALMIIALITSIAVAGFSGMALYATDSQGPLATSFFATWPEGALKEVHEFFANFSLFLIATHIGGVIVSSLLHKENLIRAMVTGKKQRPLIQQDERQ from the coding sequence ATGTCCTCAAATATGCAGCAAACTATCAATGTCTGGGATCCCTTGATCCGAATCTTTCACTGGTCATTGGTGGGCTTTTTTACCTTAGCCTACCTTACCGAAGGCGAAGATGAGTGGATGAACATCCACAGTTACGCAGGCTATAGCATTTTAACGCTACTGGTATTCCGGTTGTTATGGGGCGTTATTGGCACTCACCATGCGCGTTTTAATCACTTTATCACCCGCCCAAGTATCGCTTGGACATACCTTAAGCAACTCTTCTCTGGCAATGCCAAAGATTACATCGGCCACAATCCCGCGGGCGCACTGATGATTATCGCCTTGATCACGTCCATCGCAGTCGCGGGCTTTTCCGGCATGGCGCTCTATGCCACCGATAGCCAAGGTCCACTGGCCACCAGCTTTTTTGCCACTTGGCCCGAAGGGGCACTTAAAGAGGTTCATGAGTTTTTTGCCAACTTCAGTCTGTTCCTAATAGCTACCCATATCGGCGGCGTGATTGTCAGCAGCCTGTTGCACAAAGAAAACCTTATCAGAGCCATGGTAACAGGTAAAAAGCAGCGTCCGCTCATTCAGCAAGATGAGCGCCAGTAG
- a CDS encoding GNAT family N-acetyltransferase, protein MNVIDLIAAPQHIPQLAQWHYQQWAHLSPELSESTLIEQMNAYLTGDGIPKMFITESHGSVTGSSSLVAADMDTRTDLSPWLANVYVHASQRNKGLGKLLVNAVIAHAQTLGLKEIYLFTPDKADFYRAQGWMIVSEEDYKGEMVTIMAYQLVK, encoded by the coding sequence ATGAATGTAATCGATCTCATTGCCGCACCACAGCATATCCCCCAACTTGCACAGTGGCATTATCAGCAATGGGCCCACCTTAGCCCAGAATTATCCGAAAGCACGCTCATTGAACAAATGAATGCCTACCTCACTGGTGACGGCATTCCTAAAATGTTTATCACTGAATCACATGGGAGCGTCACAGGGTCATCATCATTAGTTGCAGCGGATATGGACACACGAACTGACCTAAGTCCGTGGCTCGCCAATGTCTATGTTCATGCAAGCCAGCGAAACAAAGGGCTGGGAAAGCTGCTAGTTAACGCCGTAATTGCCCATGCACAAACCTTAGGATTGAAAGAAATCTACCTATTTACTCCCGACAAAGCAGATTTCTATCGCGCGCAGGGGTGGATGATCGTCTCAGAAGAAGACTACAAGGGCGAGATGGTGACAATCATGGCGTACCAATTAGTCAAATAA
- a CDS encoding sensor histidine kinase: MYSLKAYLTRNLLITLTCAMALLLYLLFQGIQILTQDFVASRLQHDTDSLISALEPQVDGTWSLNADRLPNVYHRVNSGHYFAIQIGEQQLRSRSLFDHAVTLPSLKVGEQQQATQYVGQEHWLMLSQTIVKNGQSIRLWVTEDISSLEQTQLRFLGFATTMVLLTILILLFAQHQLLKRGFKPLEKIPEAIRQMRLQGREIDTQQTPSEITPLIAEIDRLVNQLGQRVQRSRNALGNLAHEMKRPLQGLQSYLDSQAPEQRHEGSKVLAELHHIIERELKRTKIVGLSTPGRFTVLNDDLSPLIQVMQRIYPHRRISCHYDKDLVMPFDRDDLLELLGNLLDNACKHGHKHIELCIMQQSVPNPGYGIIASDDGEGVSDAAMSIIVERGIRLDESIQGHGLGLSICKDIVDSYQGELHFNHAKQGGLEAKVFLPLPN, from the coding sequence GTGTATTCACTTAAGGCTTATCTCACTCGCAACCTGCTTATCACCCTCACCTGCGCCATGGCGTTATTGTTGTATTTGCTGTTTCAAGGCATTCAAATCTTAACCCAAGACTTTGTTGCCTCGCGTTTGCAGCACGATACCGATAGTCTGATTTCCGCCCTCGAGCCGCAAGTCGATGGCACTTGGTCACTCAATGCCGATCGCCTACCTAATGTGTATCACAGGGTAAACTCGGGTCACTACTTTGCAATTCAAATCGGTGAGCAACAACTACGCTCCCGCTCACTGTTTGATCATGCCGTTACCCTGCCAAGCCTGAAGGTCGGGGAACAGCAGCAAGCCACCCAATATGTTGGCCAAGAACATTGGCTGATGCTCAGCCAGACAATCGTCAAAAATGGGCAATCTATTCGCCTTTGGGTGACAGAAGACATCAGCTCACTTGAGCAAACCCAGTTACGCTTTTTAGGTTTTGCGACCACAATGGTGCTGCTAACGATATTGATCTTACTTTTTGCCCAGCACCAACTCCTCAAACGGGGTTTTAAACCACTCGAAAAGATACCTGAAGCCATCAGACAAATGCGGCTCCAAGGAAGAGAGATTGATACTCAGCAGACGCCCAGCGAGATAACCCCTTTGATTGCTGAAATCGATCGCCTAGTAAACCAGCTCGGCCAAAGGGTTCAACGCTCACGCAATGCCCTTGGTAATCTTGCCCACGAAATGAAACGCCCTCTGCAAGGGCTGCAATCCTACCTCGATAGCCAAGCGCCTGAACAAAGACACGAAGGCAGTAAAGTGCTGGCCGAACTGCACCATATTATTGAACGAGAGCTTAAGCGAACCAAAATCGTCGGGCTTTCCACACCGGGACGTTTTACCGTGCTTAATGACGATCTATCGCCGCTGATCCAAGTCATGCAACGCATTTATCCCCACAGGCGGATTAGCTGCCACTATGACAAAGATCTCGTCATGCCCTTTGATAGAGATGACTTACTGGAACTCCTCGGCAATTTGCTGGATAACGCCTGCAAGCATGGCCACAAACACATCGAACTCTGCATTATGCAACAATCAGTACCAAACCCAGGTTATGGGATCATAGCAAGTGATGACGGCGAAGGCGTCTCTGATGCCGCAATGTCCATCATAGTTGAGCGCGGTATTAGGCTAGACGAAAGCATTCAAGGGCATGGCTTAGGGCTTTCAATCTGCAAAGACATTGTCGACAGCTATCAGGGGGAGCTTCACTTTAACCATGCCAAACAAGGTGGACTCGAAGCCAAGGTGTTTCTGCCACTTCCAAATTGA
- a CDS encoding DUF1924 domain-containing protein: protein MNHHLNKHRLELAITAVLLASFNAFAANAAVTSLPLSAERIGLQLQQYQAQGAGPFSADAGQALWLQQSEDRSCTSCHTAKATAQGIHQNTQKPIEAMAPSMTNNRLTDAAKIEKWFSRNCNWTFKRECTPQEKGDALLWLSLQ from the coding sequence ATGAACCACCACTTAAATAAACACCGTTTAGAACTTGCGATCACCGCAGTACTACTCGCCAGTTTTAATGCCTTCGCAGCAAATGCAGCTGTCACTAGCCTGCCACTGAGTGCCGAGCGAATTGGCTTACAACTGCAACAGTATCAAGCGCAAGGCGCTGGCCCTTTTAGCGCCGATGCAGGACAAGCACTGTGGCTTCAACAGAGTGAGGATCGCAGCTGCACCAGCTGCCATACCGCCAAAGCGACCGCACAAGGGATACATCAAAACACCCAAAAGCCCATTGAGGCCATGGCGCCGTCGATGACCAACAATCGTTTAACCGACGCCGCCAAGATAGAGAAATGGTTTAGCCGCAACTGTAACTGGACCTTTAAACGCGAGTGTACACCGCAGGAAAAAGGCGATGCTCTCCTTTGGCTCAGCCTGCAATAA